In Triticum aestivum cultivar Chinese Spring chromosome 5B, IWGSC CS RefSeq v2.1, whole genome shotgun sequence, the following proteins share a genomic window:
- the LOC123114355 gene encoding 26S proteasome non-ATPase regulatory subunit 12 homolog A codes for MEGSGSSLDAAIESLLNTEKQCRLAGDVAGTRKAAVDIVELCFKDAAWKTLNDQIVVLSKRRGQLKQAITAVVQKAMEYIDVTPDVETRIELIKTLSSVAAGKIYVEIERARLIKRLAKIKEEQGKIDEAAEIMQEVAVETFGSMAKTEKLAFILEQVRLCLDRQDYVRAQILSRKISPRVFDADTSKDKKKPKDGDNMVQEAPADVPSLLELKRIYYELMIRYYSHNNDYLEICRCYKSIYEIPSIKEDPAKWTPILRKICWFLVLAPHDPMQSSLLNATLEDKNLSEIPNFRLLLKQVVTMEVIQWTKLWEFFKDEYENEKNLLGGALGTKAAEDLKLRIIEHNILVVSKYYSRITLKRLADLLCLSLQEAEKHISDMVNSKALIAKIDRPMGIVSFRTAQDSNGVLNSWASNLEKLLDLVEKSCHQIHKETMIHKAVLKA; via the exons ATG GAGGGCAGCGGCAGCAGCCTCGACGCGGCGATCGAGTCGCTCCTGAACACGGAGAAGCAGTGCCGCCTCGCCGGAGATGTGGCCGGCACCCGGAAGGCAGCCGTCGACATCGTCGAGCTCTGCTTCAAGGACGCCGCCTGGAAGACGCTCAACGACCAGATCGTCGTCCTCTCCAAGCGGAGGGGCCAGCTCAAGCAG GCTATTACTGCTGTGGTTCAGAAAGCGATGGAGTACATTGACGTGACACCAGACGTGGAGACACGTATTGAGCTTATCAAAACATTGAGCAGCGTTGCTGCTGGAAAA ATATATGTTGAGATAGAGAGAGCTAGATTGATCAAAAGACTTGCAAAAATCAAAGAGGAGCAGGGAAAGATTGATGAAGCTGCTGAAATCATGCAGGAAGTTGCT GTTGAAACATTTGGCTCGATGGCCAAGACAGAGAAACTTGCATTCATTCTGGAGCAG GTTCGGCTGTGCCTGGATCGTCAAGATTATGTGCGCGCACAAATTTTATCCAGGAAGATTAGCCCTAGGGTCTTTGATGCTGATACATCAAAGGACAAAAAGAAACCAAAGGACGGTGATAATATGGTTCAGGAAGCCCCTGCAGATGTACCTTCACTCTTAGAACTGAAGCGCATCTACTATGAACTGATGATTCG CTATTACTCACATAACAATGATTACCTGGAAATCTGCCGTTGCTACAAGTCGATCTATGAAATTCCATCAATAAAAGAGGATCCAGCAAAGTGGACACCG ATTCTTAGGAAGATCTGTTGGTTCTTGGTGCTGGCACCTCATGATCCAATGCAGTCAAGCCTTCTCAATGCTACACTAGAGGATAAAAACCTTTCTGAGATCCCAAATTTCAG ATTACTACTGAAGCAAGTTGTTACCATGGAGGTGATCCAGTGGACAAAGTTGTGGGAATTCTTCAAGGATGAATACGAGAACGAGAAGAATCTCCTTGGAGGAGCTTTAGGCACCAAAGCTGCGGAGGATTTGAAGCTGAGGATCATTGAGCAT AATATCTTGGTTGTTTCGAAGTACTATTCGAGGATTACCCTGAAGAGGCTGGCGGATCTTCTTTGCCTGAGCTTGCAG GAGGCAGAGAAGCATATCTCGGACATGGTGAACTCCAAGGCCCTGATTGCCAAGATTGACAGACCGATGGGGATCGTGTCCTTCCGGACGGCCCAGGACAGCAACGGGGTACTCAACTCGTGGGCGTCGAACCTGGAGAAGCTCCTGGACCTGGTGGAGAAGAGCTGCCACCAAATACACAAGGAGACGATGATCCACAAGGCGGTGTTGAAAGCCTGA